The segment CTGGCTAATGACATCGCCCAGGCTCCGCCTGATACCGTTTACGTGTTGCCCATGGATATTCGCGCCGGGCCGGAAGCGCGACACTATACCCTGGATTACCTGTTGGCCTCTTACCGGCCTTCAGCCTACATTTACCTGCCCGTTGACGAGCATAACGCCGAAACCCTGCTCACCACCCGGGCCGTTGCCGGCAAAAACGAGCTGCGCCTGGTCCGCTGGACCGCGGACAAACACCACGAGGCCGACGCCAAAGAAATTGTCGCTTTTTTGCTGCAAACAAATGCCGTCCTCGTAACGCGGGAATCGTATCCGGTATACGATCTTGAAACTTATACCCTCAACAGAAACGCCTCCTTTACGCTGCCGGCCATCACTCAGCCCATTGGCGCTACCTTCGACAATTTGCTGCGCCTGGATGCTGCCTTTATCCCTCCCACCGCCGCCCCCGGTCACTCGCTGCCCGTCGCCTTGACCTTTGCCCCCCTGGCCCAAATGGAGGCGGATTACAAGGTTTCTCTGCGCCTCATTAGCCCCAACGGCGAACGGGTCGCCCAAAAAGACCGGGTCTTGTTACACAATTTCCACCAGGGCACCTCACTCTGGCCGCCTGAAACGGCCAATGAGTATTACCTGCTGCCAATTCCATCAGACGCCCAACCGGGCCAATATACGGTAGGGGTGGTTGTTTATCACCCCGACACGCAGGCTCCCCTGCTGGCCGGTGGCCTGGTGGAAGTGCCCCTGGGCGCTGTTTGGGTAAAGTGAGCGTTCTTTTGCCAGCCCTTCCGCCGCATGGTATGATACCGGGCCGTAGATGACCGTGGTTAAACAGATTGCCCAAACCAAAAAACCTTTTCTCTTTGCCGAGGCCGCCATCAGCCTCGGCCTTTTCCTGTTGGCCTTGCTGCCCCGGGCTTATGCCTTGCAGCATTTTGTCACCGCCGACGAGGCCAAGTGGGTCTATCGCTCCGCCCAATTTTTGTCTGCTTTTTTGCGGGGCGATTTTGCCGCAACCACCGTTAACCTGACCCCTGCCGTGACCACCACTTGGTTGGGCAGCCTGGGTTTGGCCGCTTACCACAGCCTGCATTGGGCCGATATCGGTCTCTCTCTGCCCGAATGGTTATTGACCCTGCCGGAATTCCGCCCTGAGTTAGACGTATTGGCGGCCACTCGCTGGCCAATGGTTATCTTGACCTCCCTGAGTGTGGCGGCCGTTTACCTTCTAACCCGCTCCCTGTTCAACCGCGCGTTGGCCTTTGTGGCGGCGGCCTTTATCGCGCTTTCGCCCCACTTTGTCGCTCTTTCTCGCATTCTGGGCCACGATGCTCCCGCCGCTGTTTTTATGACTCTGTCCCTGTTACTGCTGCTGTGGGCAAACAATTTAGACGAGTTTGTGCCCGCTCAAGCTGTTCGCCGGGAACAAAAATCAAACCGGCGCAAGACAATGCGCCGGTTTGCGCCCCACCTGCTGCTCGTTCTTTCCGGCCTGATGGCCGGCCTGGCGTTTCTCTCCAAAGCGCCGGCCTTATTTCTCATTCCCTTTGCCATTCTGGTCTTTGCCGGTCGGGTCTGGCGGCAGAGCGCCTCGCTCTATTTTTGGTTCAAACGATTTTTACTCTGGCTTTTTGCCGCCTACCTTGCTTTCCTGATCTTCTGGCCCGCTGCTTGGGTTGACCCACTTGGCCGCCCTCTGGCGGTAATAGAGAACGCCTTTTTCTCCGCCACCGATCAGGAAGAAGCCGACGCCGAAGGTTATTGGCAGGCGCCCGACCTCGGCCCTTTTTACTACCTGGCGCATGGCTCCTTCAAACTCAGCCCACTGGTGCTGGTTGGGGCGGGCCTGGCTGCCTGGTATCTGAGCCGGTCAATTCGCCAAACACCGAATCTGCCCAATGACCACGCAAAGAATAAAAAAGAATCACTCGTTTCCCCCAAAAACTATCCAATGACCCTTCTATGGCTGCTCGGCTTTGTTCTCCTCTTCACCCTCTTCATCACCCTCAGCGACAAACGCAGCCCCCGTTACATCCTGCCCGCCTTTCCGCCCCTGGCGCTGCTGGCCGCTTATGGCTGGTTGACGTTGTTGGCGCAAGTCTCAGGGGTCAGGAATCAGGAATTAGGGGATAAAAGTGAGACGCCAGAGGCTACCACTACGCAATACGTAATACGCCATACGCAACACCTCTTTCCTCTCTCCTCTCTTCTCTTCCCCTTTCTGCTCACCCTCTCCGCGCTCATCATCCTGCTGCCCTACGCGCCTTACTACTTTACCTATTTTAATCCGCTGCTGGGCGGGCCGTACACCGCCCCGCGCCTGGTCAAAATAGGTTGGGGAGAGGGATTGGACCAGGTTGGCCGTTTTTTGCAGGCCCAATGGCCCAATAGCCGGGTGGGCGCGCCCTATGCCTCAACCGTAGCCCCCTTTTTTGCGGGCGACCTCTCGGACGTAATGGGCGACCACCTGGATTACGTGGTGCTCTACCGCAAACAAGTGCAGTCCGGCGAACCGTCGCCCGCCTTCATCCGTTATTATGAATATTCCGGCTCTATTTTTTCGGTGGATTTGAACGGCATCCGGTATGCCGATGTTTACCCCGGCCCGGCCCTCCAGTGGGCCTTAACCCTCACGCCCGGCCTGGATCACGGCATTTTGCCCCTGCCGCTTGGCTTTCGCCCGCTTACGCCCTATGGTCGGTTGGGCGAACTATTGGCAGTTGACGTGGTCTGGCTGGCCAAAGGCCCTTTGCCCAACACGCCCTCTATCGTCACCTTGCAGCCCCTTTCTGTTTTCGACTTTTTGAACGAACACAACGACGAGCACGGCACGTCCCTTGAACCCCGGGCCGGCTTCGTTCTGGCCGAAGGGCCGGGCAGCCTGACCCGCCTGGCCGACGACTTGATTGTCAGCCGCCACCTCCTGCCTCTCCCGGCGGATTTGCCACGAGGCCGGTATGCCTTGTTGGTGGATGGCCGGCCCCTGGGTGAAGTTGAGGCGCGGAATTTTCAACTCCCGCCGGAGCTGAATCCGGTCAACCAGGTGATTTTTGACCAACAGATTGGCCTGGCCGCTTATCAACTCTCATTAGCTGATGATACCCTTGGTCTCAACATCGCCTGGCGCGCCGAAACAGCCCATCTGCCCGATTATACTGTGTTTGTCCAACTCCTTAACGCCGAAACCAACGAGCGCCTGGCCGGGGTGGATACGCAGCCCCTCGCGGGCGACTGGCCCACCGGTGCCTGGGTTAAAGAAGAAGTAGTGTTTGACAAATATGTTGTCTCCGTGCCGCCCGATTTGCCGCCCGGTTTTTACAAACTGATTGTTGGCTTCTATCAACCCGCCACCGGTCGGCGTTTGACTCTGCCCGGCGGCCAGGATTATTGGACCGTGCCGTGGACGCTTGTTCGTGAGAAACAAAACCAAAATGACCAGCCCTAACGGTTATTCGCCGTCCGTTTCCCGTTTCAGTTTTTTTGTTTCAGGCCTGGCTAAGGCAGGCTGGTTTATTGCCCTGGCCCTCTTTCTCCTGGCCTTCCTCCCCCGCGTGCTGGACCTGGACCGCTTCCTCACCCCCGACGAATTCCTATGGGTGGATCGCTCCCGCAATTTTTTAGCCGGGCTGACCAACCCGGCTTACCAATGCGACACCCGGGTTGAAAAATGGGCCTTCACCGAGGGCCTGGCCTGCACGCTGCGCACCGGCCACCCCGGCGTGACCACCATGTGGAGCGGCAGCTTTGGCTTTTTGCTGCGCTGGCTGGCAGATGGCCGGCCCGAATCCTTGCATGATTACGTGGTGGCCGTCTCTACCAACCCCCTGGACCCCACCTTTATTGCCCCGGAACGGCTGGGCATTGTTTTGTTGACCTCCTTGGGCGTGGTGGTCTTTTATGTGTTGGCTCGCCGCCTGTTTGGACCGGCTGTGGCTCTGGTGGCCGCCGCGCTGTTGGCCCTCAACCCCTTTCACGTGGCCTATTCCCGCGTGATCCACCACGACGCCCTCAGTACCACGTTTATGCTTCTGTCTGTGCTGTGCGCCTTTATCTATTGGGGAGAACGGCAGGGGCGGGGCTGGTTGGCATTATCCGGCCTGCTGGCCGGTTTTGCCTTTTTGAGTAAACTCTCCTCCCTGTTTCTGATGCCCTTTATCGCCCTCATCGGCCTCTGGTTTTTTGTTTCCCATTGGCGGCAGATTGCCAAAAAGCCATCCTCTCTCCTCTCTCCTCTCTCCTCTCTCGTGCTGGATGGTCTGCTCTGGTTTGCCGTAACCGTCGCCGTTGTCTTCATTTTTTGGCCCGCCATGTGGGTCATCCCTGTGGAAACCTTGCAAACCGCTTTTGCCCTGGGGTTTCAGTATAGCACCGGCCCGCACGCTAAAGGCGTTTTCTTTTTAGGCGAAAGTGTGGCGGACCCCGGCCCCTGGTTCTATCCGGTTACCTGGCTTTACCACACCTCGCCGTTGGTGATGTTGGGCCTGGTTGGCGGGGCGGTAGTCTGGCTCTTCAATAGGTGGCGCAATAAATCGCCCAAACAGGCAGAAAGCCAACAGGCCATACCTGGCCAGTCAACCTTCACCCGTTACCTGCCCCTTATCCTGCTCTTCATCTTGGGTTACTACTTGCTCATGACCATCGGCGAGAAAAAGCAGGAGCGTTATTTCCTGCCCGTCTACCCCTGGTTCGATCTCATCGCCGCTGCCGGTTTGGTTTCTATGGCCACTTCTCTATACCTAAAACGCAATACGCCACGCGCAATACGCCATCCCCTCATCCTGCTCCTCATCATCCTGCTGACCAACGGCTATCTGCTTGCCTCCACTTTTCCCTACTACTTTACCTACTATAACCCCCTGCTGGGTGGTATCAAGAGCGCGGCTAGGGTCATTACCATTGGCTGGGGCGAAGGGCTAAACCTGGCCGCCGATTATCTCAACACCCATGTTGACCCCGCCCAAACCCGCGTGGCCAGTTGGTACGAATCCACCTTTGTCCCCTATTATCACGGCCCTTCCATCAGTTACTCCAAAGAAAAAGGCAAAGCCCTGGCCGGGGATTACGTTATCTTTTACGTCAATCAGACGCAGCGGGAGTACCCGGATGAGATAATGTTTGATTATTTTGAGAGTCGTTTTGAGCCGGAAAAGGTCATCTTGCTGCAAGGCCTGGATTACGCCTGGATTTACCCCAGCCTGGGCGTTGACCATTACCTTCAAGATCAAACCTACACCGGCATTGCCTCCTTGCTGGCCTGGCAGTGGGCCGCGGGTGATGAGGCCCCTCTTCTGCCCGGCCAATCCGCCGAATTTGAACTTTATTGGGAATATCTGGGCAAAAAACCGGACGAGACCTTCTTTTTCCGCCTGGTTGACGCACAAGGGCGGGCCTGGGCCGAGGGTCTGAGTGAAGTGGCGGCCGGCCAGAATCCGCCTGTGGCCCGGTGGCGCGAGGGCGAAATCATTTATGAACGGGGCGCGCTGCCCCTGCCGGCCGACCTCCCGCCCGGCCAATACCGGCTGCAAATCGGCTTTTATACCAGGGCGCCGGCTGTAACCGAGGGCGAACTTCTCTTTACCGTTCCCGACGAGGAAGCCTTGCTTACGATTGGCCACGCCGGGCCGGCGGATTATAAGCTACCGGCCGTGGCTGTCCCTATTGACCAACCCCTGGGCCACTCCCTGACTCTCTTGGGCGCGGCCTGGCCCACCGACGCCCTCTCGCCGGAGACCATCATTCCGTTGGACCTCTACTGGCGGGTGGAGCGGCCTCTCCCGGCCCAGACCAAACTGCACGTAGGGCTAATGACCGAAGGGGGCGAGGCCCAACAAGCCTGGTTTGATCTGACCCTGGCCGAAACGTTCAATCTTGACCAAACCACCTGGCAGCCCGGCGATATTGTCCACACCCACTGGCCGCTTGATTTACTGCCCGGCGCGCCTCCTGGCGTTTATTCCTTTGAATTGGTTTTAGCTGAAAATCTCGCGAAAACGGTTGCCTGCGGGAAGGTGAGGCTTGAGGAGCGGTGAGGGAAGGTTCGCTTATAAATTACGCCCCTCCTGACTATTGTGGTAGAATGAACATGCAAGCTGCCGGACGTGAGCGATAGCGTCCGCGCCAAAGGCGTGAGCGAGGAAACCTTATGCCCACAAATCTTCCGCCGGAGTATTTTGAAGCAGACCGAAAGTATCGCGCGGCCACGTCGCCCCCGGAGAAGATTGCCTGCCTGGAAGAACTGATCAGCACCATCCCCAAACACAAGGGCACCGATAAACTCCGGGCCGACTTGCGCCGACGACTCTCCAAGTTAAAATCCTCAGCCCAGGCCAAAAAGGCCACGGGCAAGCGCGAAACAACGTTTCACTTTGACAAAGAGGGTGCGGGCCAGGTGGCCATTATTGGCCCGCCCAATGTGGGCAAATCCACGCTGCTGGCGGCGCTGACCAATGCTACCCCGGAAATTGCCGACTTTCCCCACACCACCTGGCAGCCTACCCCCGGCATGCTGCCCCTGGACAACGTTCAGGTGCAATTAATAGACACCCCACCCCTGAGCCGCGATTTTGTTGAGCCGGAGTTGTTTGAATTGATCAAAAGAGCGGACCTGGTTTTGCTGATGGTGGATTTGCAGGCCGACCCCATTCACCAACTTGAAGATACCCTTGCTTTTTTGGCGGAACATCACCTGGCCCCGCGTCGCCTGCAAAAAAAATATGCCGGACAACGGCGTTTTACCTTTGTGTCCCTGTTAGTGCTGGTCAACAAAAATGACGACGAAACTTCTGATGAAGATTTTGAGATTTTCTGCCAACTGCTTGAAGACGACTGGCCCTTGCTGCCTATTTCTGCCGCCACCGGCCGCCACTTTGACCTTTTGCAGCAGCGGATTTTTGCTGGCCTGGAGATCATTCGCGTTTATTCCCGGCCGCCCGGCAAAGAGCCAGACTTCACCACGCCCTTTGTCTTAAAAAAAGGGAGCACGGTGGAAGAGTTTGCCGGGAAGGTCCACCAGGATTTTGTGAAGAATCTAAAAAACGCCCGTATCTGGGGCCAGGGCGTTTACGACGGCCAACTGGTGCGGCGGGATCACGTTTTACACGATGGTGACGTGGTTGAACTGCATATTTGAATTATCGCCGCAGTACAGTGATGGATAGAGCCTGTCTGAAAAGCCTGATATAGGCTCCATGTCATTTCGAGCATAGCGAGAAATCCCTACGGTGTGAAGTTTTCTGGCGAGATTCCAGAGATTTCTCGGCCTATGGCCTCGAAATGACATGCTTTTCAGACGGCTTCTTAGGCGCTCAAGCCCAGTCGCTTTCCTCAATTTGGAGCAGGAGAAACCTGCACCTGAAGCCTGCCCCAATAGGGCTACAGGCATACACCCCCACTTCCAGGCTGGGGGGACAATAGTGCAAGTGAGCAACGCGCATCTGTTGCCACGCTGCGCCGTCAAAAGAACTTTCAATCAAAAAGTCTTCCCCTTTTTTGTTCAGGCGATACCACATGGCGGTGGTGGCGGCCGGAATATCTTGCGTGGCCCAATCTGAAAAGCCTAAATTGGTGACCACCGACCCCAACCGGCTGATAGCGGCATCTTCATATTCCACGGAGGTTTTGAGCCAATGCCGGTTATCGGCCCGGACCATCAGGCCGCCCTGGTCGTATTGGTTCTGGGGTTCAAATTCCACGTGCGTGGTGATGGCAAAATCACCTTCCAGCCGGGTGAACAAACAGTGCCCATCGTCCCTGGAAAAACCGTAATGCGTTTTTTGCCAGAAGTCGGTTTTTTCATTGGTGTAGATTTCTAAACCCGCTCCCACGCTGTATTTTTCCGGCTCATTGAACCAGTAAAAGCCGGGGGGTATGTTTGGCTGCAAAAACTTCTCTGTGATTTTCTTCATGGTTCCACCTTAGCTTTACTCCCAATCTCCGGCGGCAGGCTGAACGTTCCATCCGGGTTGGGCTTAAAAGTGACCACTTGCTGTATGGCCTCAATATTTAACCCCCCATAAACGTGCGGAAAGAAAACGCCGCTCCCGGTCAGGTCTTCATACCGCACCGGGGCCTGAACCGCCCCCGGTTCAATACACAGCAACACCAGATCGTCTTCTCCCCGGTAGTAGTGATTGCCTACATCCTCAATTTGGTCGGCCTCGCAGCAGTGGATGAAGCCTTCTGCCTCAAATCCGGCCGGTTGGTAACAATCGTTCTGCAATCCTTGTTCCCACGCTTTATATTTAGCTATATGATAGATCATCGGCTCAGGGAAAAAATGCTCGGCACACTGCTCTGCCTCCCGCTCAAAGGCAGGGGTGTGCAGCAAGAGCAATTCCACGGGGATGTTTGTTTTGTTCACGTAGGCAAATTTGTGTCCCTGTTGCACCAGGCCCACATCCCCTTCAACCAAAAGGTGAATGTCATCATCCAACAAAAAATGAAGCTGGCCGGATATGAGGTAGTAGAACTTGTCGGAGCGGGTGGACCAGGCCCGGACATGCCTGGCCCCGGGCGGCACTTGAATCCGGGCCACAGACGAGCTTGTGTTTTGGCCGGCGGTGAAATCGCGGATGGTCAAACCTTCCCATTCATGGGGGGGTGTAGCGTCTGTTTTTAAAATCATCAAACGGTTCTCCTTGTTGTCAGACATCTGCCGGGAAATAATTCAGGATACGTGTTGCGTATTGCGTGTTTTGTGTTTTTATTGATATGGCCTCCAAAAAATTCTACTGGACCAATACCGGCCTGGCCACAACTATAACGCGGTGGGTATTATTGCTATAAGGCCAGCAGGTCACCAGGGTGAGGCGTTCTTCATTAAAGGGGCCAATCCACTTGGCGTTGGCCCGGCGAACCGATTCAGACTCGCCTTTGTCTTTGAGGATGAATTTGTCATTGACCATATAATCGTAACGTTGTTCACCCACGTACAGGCTCACCAGGTCGCCCACTTCCAGGTCAACAATATAGCGAAACACTTCGCCCTTGATGTTGTGGTGGCCGGATAAAACAATATTGCCTGCCTGGCCCGGCAGCATTGAGTTTTTATGCCAGCCGGCGGCGTAATCGGCCACGGTCCACACGTTGGTGGCTACCCCGTCCTGGATAACTTCTGTCCAGCCCGTTTCCACCACCGGCGAGTCCAGGCCAATGCTCTCGGCCACAATCCGGGTGGGAGGGGCCAGGGCCGCAGTTGTTTCCCCAACCGGCCCAACCGCCCCCGGTTGGGCCGGCGGCTCCTCCTCGGTCACAACCACCAGGGGATTATCGGCCAAAGAGGGGACGTCTGTTTCTAGGGCTACCTCAACGGGTAGAGTTGTTGGCTGCGTCTCAATTGTCGGAACAATTTCTGCCGGGGGTGTTGCTGCGGCCATGGGTGTCTCAAACCGGGGGTCCACTTCATCTTCAAGAAGCGGGGGTTGGGTAGGGTTGTTTTCCGGTGTTTGGCCGGGCAAAGTGGTGGGGATAGGTTCCGGTTCAGCGGTAGGCCCGGCGCTGTTTGTTTCAGCCGCCACCGCCAGGGCAGGGGCCTCGGTGGGGCTGGGTTGAACCGGCAGCGTATCCGGCTCTTCTATGACCGGGGCTTCCACAATCCGGGCGGGCGGATTGTAAAGCTCGGCTTGCTGTTGGTAAAATGTCCAGCCGCCCCAGGCCATAATGAGCAGGCCAGCCCCTATCAGGGCCAGGCCCACAAATTGCCATATTTTTGCTTGAATTGAACGCATTGGCTGCCACTCTGGTGGTTTTGGAAATTGGGTGTAGTTTTTGTTCACAATGTTGTTTGCCTTTTTGGCCCATCCGCAGTTATGGTATCTTTGTCATTCGATTCTGTCAAAAGAGACTTAAAACAAAATGAATGAAGTTGAGCCGATGGCCCAACCTTTTGACAAAGCCGGTTCTCTTTGATATAGTACGGCCCTCTTCTTATGGTGGCCCGAATGTGCAAGATGAACGTTTGGCTGGGCGGCCTTGTGGTAGTGGTCGCTGCCGGTTTATACCTGTTTACGCTTGATAATGGCCTGCGCCCGGACGAGCTGACCGGCGGCGATTTGATTACCCATCAATACGCCCAGGTGGAGGCTCGACCCGGTAACGCCCCCGGGTACCCGCTTTATACCATGGGCGGCTGGTTGTGGTTCCGGTTGGGGCGGTTTTTGTTGGGCTGGGCGTTTAACCCTATCCAAATTCTGTCGTTGTACTCAACCTGGTGGGCCTTGGCCTCGCTGCTGGTGCTGTATTTTATCTTGCTCCGGGTCGGCCACGGCTACTGGCTGCCGGCCTGGCTGTTGACCGCTTTTTACGCCACCACCTATTTTTTTTGGTATTACAGCGTTACTACCGAGCAGTATACCAGCGCCGTGCTGCAAACGCTGCTTATTATCTGGCTGGCCTTTAAGTGGGACGAGACCCCGCGTGATTCAATCTTGCTCTGGCTGGCTTTTATCAGCGGCACCATGCTGGCCAATATGCTCACTACCCTCTTCATTTTGCCCCCTCTCTTGTGGTTTGTTCTTTTCAAAAGGGATGGCGGAAAATACTTTTTAGGCAGTTACCTTAAAAGGCCAAAATTAATTTTGCAGGCAGTTGCTTTGGCCCTGCTGCCGTTGTGCAGTTACGCCTACGTTTACTGGCGGGGCGCGCAGTATCCCCAGTGGCGCGGCGCCGGTCAATGGCCCACCGCCTGGGCCTGGTTTGTGCAATTTTTGACCATCCAGCAGGGGCGCGATGAATTGGCCCCGGGTTTAACCTGGCAAAATATTTTTACCGCCGAATTCCCGGCCTTGATGGGGCAAGAACTGACCTGGCTGGTTTTTGGAGGCGGTTTGCTGGGCCTGGCCTTTTTGGGCCGGCGGCGGGCCATTTTCCTTTACAGTACGCTGCTCATCTATTTCATTTTTGCCTGGCTGTATCGTTTTGGCAACTGGTTCCAGGTGATCATCCCGGCTTATCCTATTTTTGTTATTGGTTTTGTGGCGGGCCTGATCCAAATCCTTCAGTTGGCGCACCGGCCCATCAATAACTTAAAAAGCCGGCCTGGCCCTACGCTGTCTTTCATCCTGCGTCCTTCATTCTTCATCTTGGTGTTGTTGACCGGTCTTTTGCTCTACCGCTTTGCCGCCAGCCTGCCCCGGACCAATCAGCGAAATTTACCCGCCGATACCGGCCTTGATCCCGGCTGGGCCATTCTGGCGGATCAGCCGGGGCCGTCTGTGATTTCCGGCGATTTTGCGGAGCGAGTGGCTTTGCAGTATTTAAAAACAGTGTGGGGCGTGGCGCCGCTGATTTATCCCACCGAGGCCGGAAATTTTGACCTGCCCCAAAATGCGCCGCCGGTTGAGCGGGTTTACATCACCCGCCGGGCCGTGGCCGCAGCGCCGCAGGCTATTGAGCCGGGGCTGCATCCCCAGGCGGCCGGCGAGCAGTTGATTGCGCTCTGGCCGGCCCCGCGCCTTGAACTGCCCCCCCACGCCGTTCCGGCGGCTATTGATTTTGGCCAACAATTGAAGCTGGTGGGATGGCAACAAATTGATTCCGCCGCTTCATTGCCCGATGAAGTGGTCGCCCGTTTGCCGCGGGCCAATTGGCAAGTGGCGCTTTACTGGCAGGCTTCAACCAGGTTGACAGAGGATTACACGGTTTCGGTGCGGCCCCTGGTAGGCGGGCAATTGGTGAACGTGGCCGGGGAAAATTTAATGCAAGACCACCAGCCGGTGTGGGGTGTTTATCCTACCGGCCGCTGGCGGCCCGGGGAAGTGGTGCGTGATGTTTACGCGCTTTTTTTGCCGGAGGGCCTCACGCCGGAAACCATGCAGCTTGTGGTTTACCGTCCCACGGACGCCGGCTTTGAGAACCTGACCGAGGCAGAGATCCGCCTGAAGCCTAGGAAGTGACCCGGGTCCGTTCATAAGAGTGGCAGCGAGGGCAGGGCGTCTCGGCATTTAGATAATTGGCCTCGTGGCGCATCGCCTTGATTACGGCAGAAATTCTATTGGCCAGGGGGGTTTTGGCAATGGCGCCCCGGGCGTATCGAATGTATTCAGCCTCGGCTATTTCAAAGGGCACTTCGTTGCCCAGCGCGGCATAAGTGGTTTGCGCCCGCAAGCGAATTTCATCACTGTCTAAATTTTCCCACTCAGGATCAATTTCATACCGGCAAACCGCGCAGGTGAACTTGGGCAGCATGGCCAGGTTCCAGAGGGTGTCAATGGGGTTAATGTTCCAATCAAGGAGTGAATTAGGCTCCTCCATTTATTCATCTCTCCATATTGTTTTGCATCATTTCGGCGGCTTCCAACGGGGTAATTTCCCCATCTATAACCTGTTGGAGCGGTTGGCGCATGGCATTGAGCAGCACGTCAACATTGACTCCGGGCGGAACGGTTCGCCCGGCCAACATTTGCTCCGCGCTGATACGCAGGGCCGAATCGTTTACAATCACCAGGTTTTCCAAAGCCTGGCGACGTGTAGGCAACAGGCCAAAGCGCACGGCCCAGGCCAGTTGTCTTTCCGGTTGGGTAATATACTCCAAAAACGCCGTAGACGCCAATGCGCGGTTTCCGCCAGCCGCTCGGCCGACCACCCAATAACGAGCCAGCACCAGGGGCGCAGCCGGTTGGCTGGCCCCGGCTTCGCCCACGTTAGGCAAAAGCGCCACCCCCCAGTTGATTTTACCGGCCCGGGCCAATTCGGCAATGGCCCACTCGCCGTCAATCATCATAGCAATGTCGCCGTTCAAAAAACGGCTGCGCGCTTCTTCATAAGTGGCTACCGGCGCAATGCCGGTTAAACGGCCCTGCCAGCTCAAATAGAGGGTAATGGCCGCTTCCATTGCCGCAGTGTTTAGGGTGGGTTGGCCATTTTCATCCGTGAGCCAACCGCCGTAAGGAGCCAGCCAGGGCACTAACCAGAGCGGCTCGTAACTGTTCACGGCCAAACCCCAGGCCGGCGCGCCCCGGTTTGTTTGATCATTTTGGGTGAGTTCTTGGGCCAGGCCGAATAACTCGGCTGTGGTTTGGGGAGGGGTATCAACCAGATCGCGGTTGTAAAAAAGCAGCAGGTGAAATCCGGCCGTATCGGGCAGTCCCCACAGGGTGTCATCTCGACTGGCTCCCAGGAGCGCGACCCGGACAAAGTCGTTGGTAAAACTGGCCGGAAATAGGTCCGACATTGGTCTGATTTGCTCGGTGGCCCACAAATTTCCCAGCAGCACCGGCGCTACCAGGGCCACGTCAAAATCCGTTTCCCCGGCCATCAGCGGGCGCATAAAACTTTCTGGGCTATCATAATGTTGCAGGCTAACGTTGTATTGGGGAAATTCCTGTTGAAAGGATTGGATGTGTTCGGCCAGCGTTTCTGCCTGGGCCTGGGGCAGACTTTCCCAAACTACAATGGAGGTGGGGGGCGTAGCCGGGGCCGGTTCCAGAGTTGGCGCAGCGGTAGGTATTGCAGCAGCGCTGAGGGAGGTAGCGGCCAGGTCATCCTCAACCAGGATAGGGGAAGGCGTGACCTGGGGCGTGGGTGAAGGCGGCGGCGCGGGAGGGGTGCAGGCAACAGGCATGAGCAGCAGGGCCGCCAATAAAGTTAAGTTGCACCGTAAATTGACCATGAGCATGACCGCCAGTTTAACGCAGCTAAGCAGGCGTGTCAAACCGGCGGCAGTGATTACGTTTCTTTTAGATGGGGAATTAAATAACTTACCCATTCATTTCATTGCGAGCGAAGCGAAACAATCTCCCCTTACCAAACCGGAGATTGTTTCGGCCTATCGGCCTCGCAATGACATGCGCAAGTTAATTAATTTTCATTCCTTAGCACAAGCTGGTGGGCGCGGGTGAAAAATTGCCGGTAGGTGAGGAGTGGGTTAGGCTAACTTG is part of the Anaerolineae bacterium genome and harbors:
- a CDS encoding phospholipid carrier-dependent glycosyltransferase, with the protein product MTVVKQIAQTKKPFLFAEAAISLGLFLLALLPRAYALQHFVTADEAKWVYRSAQFLSAFLRGDFAATTVNLTPAVTTTWLGSLGLAAYHSLHWADIGLSLPEWLLTLPEFRPELDVLAATRWPMVILTSLSVAAVYLLTRSLFNRALAFVAAAFIALSPHFVALSRILGHDAPAAVFMTLSLLLLLWANNLDEFVPAQAVRREQKSNRRKTMRRFAPHLLLVLSGLMAGLAFLSKAPALFLIPFAILVFAGRVWRQSASLYFWFKRFLLWLFAAYLAFLIFWPAAWVDPLGRPLAVIENAFFSATDQEEADAEGYWQAPDLGPFYYLAHGSFKLSPLVLVGAGLAAWYLSRSIRQTPNLPNDHAKNKKESLVSPKNYPMTLLWLLGFVLLFTLFITLSDKRSPRYILPAFPPLALLAAYGWLTLLAQVSGVRNQELGDKSETPEATTTQYVIRHTQHLFPLSSLLFPFLLTLSALIILLPYAPYYFTYFNPLLGGPYTAPRLVKIGWGEGLDQVGRFLQAQWPNSRVGAPYASTVAPFFAGDLSDVMGDHLDYVVLYRKQVQSGEPSPAFIRYYEYSGSIFSVDLNGIRYADVYPGPALQWALTLTPGLDHGILPLPLGFRPLTPYGRLGELLAVDVVWLAKGPLPNTPSIVTLQPLSVFDFLNEHNDEHGTSLEPRAGFVLAEGPGSLTRLADDLIVSRHLLPLPADLPRGRYALLVDGRPLGEVEARNFQLPPELNPVNQVIFDQQIGLAAYQLSLADDTLGLNIAWRAETAHLPDYTVFVQLLNAETNERLAGVDTQPLAGDWPTGAWVKEEVVFDKYVVSVPPDLPPGFYKLIVGFYQPATGRRLTLPGGQDYWTVPWTLVREKQNQNDQP
- a CDS encoding glycosyltransferase family 39 protein encodes the protein MTSPNGYSPSVSRFSFFVSGLAKAGWFIALALFLLAFLPRVLDLDRFLTPDEFLWVDRSRNFLAGLTNPAYQCDTRVEKWAFTEGLACTLRTGHPGVTTMWSGSFGFLLRWLADGRPESLHDYVVAVSTNPLDPTFIAPERLGIVLLTSLGVVVFYVLARRLFGPAVALVAAALLALNPFHVAYSRVIHHDALSTTFMLLSVLCAFIYWGERQGRGWLALSGLLAGFAFLSKLSSLFLMPFIALIGLWFFVSHWRQIAKKPSSLLSPLSSLVLDGLLWFAVTVAVVFIFWPAMWVIPVETLQTAFALGFQYSTGPHAKGVFFLGESVADPGPWFYPVTWLYHTSPLVMLGLVGGAVVWLFNRWRNKSPKQAESQQAIPGQSTFTRYLPLILLFILGYYLLMTIGEKKQERYFLPVYPWFDLIAAAGLVSMATSLYLKRNTPRAIRHPLILLLIILLTNGYLLASTFPYYFTYYNPLLGGIKSAARVITIGWGEGLNLAADYLNTHVDPAQTRVASWYESTFVPYYHGPSISYSKEKGKALAGDYVIFYVNQTQREYPDEIMFDYFESRFEPEKVILLQGLDYAWIYPSLGVDHYLQDQTYTGIASLLAWQWAAGDEAPLLPGQSAEFELYWEYLGKKPDETFFFRLVDAQGRAWAEGLSEVAAGQNPPVARWREGEIIYERGALPLPADLPPGQYRLQIGFYTRAPAVTEGELLFTVPDEEALLTIGHAGPADYKLPAVAVPIDQPLGHSLTLLGAAWPTDALSPETIIPLDLYWRVERPLPAQTKLHVGLMTEGGEAQQAWFDLTLAETFNLDQTTWQPGDIVHTHWPLDLLPGAPPGVYSFELVLAENLAKTVACGKVRLEER
- a CDS encoding 50S ribosome-binding GTPase → MPTNLPPEYFEADRKYRAATSPPEKIACLEELISTIPKHKGTDKLRADLRRRLSKLKSSAQAKKATGKRETTFHFDKEGAGQVAIIGPPNVGKSTLLAALTNATPEIADFPHTTWQPTPGMLPLDNVQVQLIDTPPLSRDFVEPELFELIKRADLVLLMVDLQADPIHQLEDTLAFLAEHHLAPRRLQKKYAGQRRFTFVSLLVLVNKNDDETSDEDFEIFCQLLEDDWPLLPISAATGRHFDLLQQRIFAGLEIIRVYSRPPGKEPDFTTPFVLKKGSTVEEFAGKVHQDFVKNLKNARIWGQGVYDGQLVRRDHVLHDGDVVELHI